The following are from one region of the Bradyrhizobium sediminis genome:
- a CDS encoding alpha/beta fold hydrolase, which translates to MIEMPPLQFAQTNGIRMGYYEAGPKTDKPPVILCHGWPEIAFSWRHQIKALSEAGIRVIAPDQRGYGATDRPEPVEDYDIEHLTGDLVGLLDHLKIDKAIFVGHDWGGFIVWQMPLRHIDRVAGVVGINTPHTNRAPADPIELFRQRFGEHMYIVQFQDPAREPDKIFGSRVEQTFDAFMRKPVPRSDTAPAEQVVAGVGASPRLNLAFPQMIAAYDARHDPRTPILSPEEKKVFVDTFTKSGFTGGINWYRNMSRNWQRSAGIDHTVRVPSLMIMAENDHVLPPSAADGMEKIIPDLEKYLVRDSGHWTQQEKPDEVSAKLIEWRRRRFG; encoded by the coding sequence ATGATAGAAATGCCGCCGCTGCAGTTCGCCCAGACCAACGGCATTCGCATGGGCTATTACGAAGCCGGTCCCAAAACCGACAAGCCGCCGGTGATCCTGTGCCACGGCTGGCCGGAGATCGCGTTTTCCTGGCGTCACCAGATCAAGGCGCTGAGCGAAGCCGGCATCCGGGTGATCGCGCCGGATCAGCGCGGCTATGGCGCGACCGACCGGCCCGAACCCGTCGAAGACTACGACATCGAGCACCTCACCGGCGATCTCGTCGGCCTGCTCGACCATCTCAAGATCGACAAGGCAATCTTCGTCGGTCACGACTGGGGCGGCTTCATCGTCTGGCAGATGCCGCTGCGCCACATCGATCGCGTCGCCGGTGTGGTCGGGATCAATACGCCGCACACCAATCGTGCGCCGGCCGATCCGATCGAGCTGTTCCGGCAGCGCTTCGGCGAGCACATGTATATCGTGCAGTTCCAGGACCCGGCGCGCGAGCCGGACAAAATATTCGGCAGCCGTGTCGAGCAGACCTTTGATGCCTTCATGCGCAAGCCGGTGCCGCGCAGCGATACGGCGCCGGCGGAGCAGGTGGTCGCCGGCGTCGGAGCTTCACCGCGGCTCAATCTGGCATTTCCGCAAATGATTGCCGCCTACGACGCCAGGCATGACCCGCGGACGCCGATCCTGTCGCCGGAAGAGAAAAAGGTTTTCGTCGACACGTTCACAAAATCCGGCTTCACCGGCGGCATCAACTGGTACCGCAACATGTCGCGCAACTGGCAGCGCTCCGCCGGGATCGACCACACCGTGCGGGTGCCGTCGCTGATGATCATGGCCGAAAACGATCACGTGCTGCCGCCGTCCGCGGCCGACGGCATGGAGAAGATCATCCCCGATCTGGAGAAATATCTGGTCCGGGACAGCGGCCATTGGACGCAGCAGGAAAAACCGGACGAGGTCAGCGCCAAGCTGATCGAATGGCGTAGAAGGCGGTTTGGGTGA
- a CDS encoding WS/DGAT/MGAT family O-acyltransferase, whose translation MSDAKKLSSMDASFLYLETPEMPMHVGSMAIFRLPDDYKGDFFEDFKAMIASRLHIAPILKARLEKAPLDIDHPSWVEDDQFDIDRHIFRGSLPAPHDRATLERIVGWMHAKLLNRARPLWEFYVFEGMKDNEIGLYSKMHHACIDGGAGAALTNMIYDVTPIPRTIEPPTARAKVGQEPRDIAANLIDSYQQLWRQPFDGATAPKSIDLPRSGKSDLGSILFDNAMFQIESAVKFAGSIPTMLKSVSDVAGKISDPKSRDSIASMVSPSTVLNKAISSERSFAGVSISLSRAKALAKQSGGKLNDVVLALASGVVRRYLLEQGALPTKSMTAAVPISLREEGNTDANNQVFGMICSIATNIEDPKARLEAIIAQSTKSKEMSHPLRALMPQVSNISMLGAPILVQILALLYSRSNLSDVLPPAANVTVSNVPGPRQTLYAAGAELLHIFPVSISTHGMALNITVQSYRDQLDFGFIAGANIIPHVQVLCDMLPGEFAALEAAYAPPADLASAAS comes from the coding sequence ATGAGTGACGCCAAGAAACTGTCGTCGATGGACGCGTCGTTTCTGTATCTGGAAACGCCGGAAATGCCGATGCATGTCGGGAGCATGGCGATCTTCCGCCTGCCCGACGACTACAAGGGCGACTTCTTCGAGGACTTCAAGGCGATGATCGCCTCGCGGCTGCATATCGCGCCGATCCTCAAGGCCCGCCTGGAAAAGGCGCCGCTGGACATCGATCACCCTTCCTGGGTCGAGGACGACCAGTTCGACATCGACCGCCACATCTTCCGCGGCAGCCTGCCGGCACCGCACGATCGCGCGACGCTGGAACGGATCGTCGGCTGGATGCACGCCAAGCTGCTCAACCGCGCCCGTCCGCTCTGGGAATTCTATGTCTTCGAAGGCATGAAGGACAACGAGATCGGGCTCTATTCCAAGATGCATCACGCCTGCATCGACGGCGGCGCCGGTGCGGCGCTGACCAACATGATCTACGACGTGACGCCGATCCCGCGGACGATCGAGCCGCCGACGGCGCGCGCCAAGGTCGGGCAGGAGCCGCGCGACATCGCCGCCAACCTGATCGATTCCTATCAGCAACTCTGGCGCCAGCCGTTCGACGGTGCGACGGCGCCGAAGAGCATCGACCTGCCGCGCTCGGGAAAAAGCGATCTCGGCTCAATCCTGTTCGACAATGCGATGTTCCAGATCGAAAGCGCGGTGAAGTTCGCCGGCAGCATTCCCACCATGCTGAAGAGCGTCTCCGATGTGGCAGGCAAGATTTCCGATCCGAAATCGCGCGACAGCATCGCCAGCATGGTGTCGCCGTCGACCGTCCTGAACAAGGCGATTTCGTCGGAGCGCAGCTTTGCCGGCGTTTCGATCTCGCTCTCGCGCGCCAAGGCGCTGGCCAAGCAGTCCGGCGGCAAGCTCAACGACGTGGTGCTGGCGCTCGCCTCCGGCGTGGTCCGGCGCTATCTGCTCGAGCAGGGCGCGCTGCCGACCAAATCGATGACGGCCGCGGTGCCGATCTCGCTGCGCGAAGAGGGCAATACCGACGCCAACAACCAGGTGTTCGGCATGATCTGCTCGATCGCCACCAATATCGAGGATCCCAAGGCGCGGCTGGAGGCGATCATCGCGCAATCAACCAAGTCGAAGGAGATGTCGCATCCGCTGCGGGCCCTGATGCCGCAGGTCTCCAACATCTCGATGCTGGGCGCGCCGATCCTGGTCCAGATCCTGGCGCTGCTGTACAGCCGCTCCAACCTGTCGGACGTGCTGCCGCCGGCGGCGAACGTCACGGTGTCCAACGTGCCGGGGCCGCGGCAGACGCTGTATGCGGCGGGTGCCGAATTGCTGCACATCTTCCCGGTGTCGATCTCGACCCACGGGATGGCGCTCAACATCACCGTGCAGAGCTATCGCGACCAGCTCGATTTCGGATTCATCGCCGGCGCCAACATCATTCCGCATGTGCAGGTTCTGTGCGACATGCTGCCGGGGGAATTCGCGGCACTGGAAGCCGCCTACGCGCCCCCGGCCGATCTGGCGAGCGCGGCAAGCTGA
- a CDS encoding esterase/lipase family protein, whose translation MPADRSESQPTGRLRPPSLGLLLAEARGIFELNASLILSPLLMRAPRGDGHPVLLLPGFLASDLSMAPMRRYLRELGYDAHAWRMGRNLGGVSRMRTALRSRLAEIHAATGRKVSIVGWSLGGVYARDLALQVPEMVRSVVTLGSPFANDVTATNATRLYEALSGEGVEDDPELRAAISGDLPVPATSIYSRTDGIVNWRTCLLRPSGTAENIEVHFASHIGLGVNPAALWAVADRLAQAEGEFKQFDRSGPFAIAYAPPENAQSQS comes from the coding sequence ATGCCGGCTGACCGCAGCGAATCCCAGCCCACCGGCCGGCTTCGTCCGCCGTCGCTCGGCCTGCTGCTGGCCGAGGCGAGAGGGATCTTTGAACTCAACGCCAGCCTGATACTGTCGCCGCTGTTGATGCGCGCGCCACGGGGCGACGGCCATCCGGTGTTGCTGCTGCCGGGGTTCCTCGCCAGCGATCTGTCGATGGCGCCGATGCGGCGATATCTCAGGGAACTCGGCTACGACGCCCATGCTTGGCGGATGGGCCGTAACCTCGGCGGCGTGTCGCGGATGCGAACCGCGCTGCGCAGCCGGCTCGCCGAAATTCATGCCGCCACCGGCCGCAAGGTCAGCATCGTCGGGTGGAGCCTTGGCGGCGTCTATGCGCGCGATCTGGCGCTGCAGGTCCCCGAGATGGTGCGATCGGTCGTGACGCTGGGAAGCCCGTTTGCAAACGACGTGACAGCGACCAACGCCACGCGGCTCTATGAGGCGTTGTCAGGGGAGGGGGTCGAGGACGACCCGGAGCTTCGCGCCGCGATATCAGGCGATCTTCCGGTTCCGGCCACGTCGATCTATTCGCGCACCGACGGCATCGTGAACTGGCGAACCTGCCTGCTGCGTCCCTCCGGCACCGCCGAGAACATCGAGGTCCATTTCGCCAGCCATATCGGACTCGGCGTCAATCCGGCGGCGCTATGGGCAGTCGCGGATCGTTTGGCCCAGGCCGAGGGCGAATTCAAGCAATTTGACCGATCGGGGCCGTTTGCCATTGCATATGCGCCTCCGGAAAATGCACAATCACAATCCTGA
- a CDS encoding DUF6489 family protein, translating into MKINVEIDCTPLEARQFFGLPDVQPMQTAVMENLQKQMMANIEKVSPEALVQSWFTFDPKIAERFQDMFVTMAGLGGVRGADKKSGDK; encoded by the coding sequence ATGAAGATAAACGTTGAGATAGACTGCACGCCGCTCGAAGCCCGGCAGTTTTTCGGACTTCCGGACGTGCAGCCGATGCAGACGGCCGTCATGGAGAATCTCCAGAAGCAGATGATGGCCAACATCGAAAAGGTTTCGCCGGAAGCGCTGGTGCAGAGCTGGTTCACCTTCGATCCGAAAATCGCCGAGCGGTTTCAGGACATGTTCGTGACCATGGCCGGCCTCGGCGGTGTGCGCGGCGCCGACAAGAAGTCCGGCGACAAGTAG
- a CDS encoding NAD(P)/FAD-dependent oxidoreductase yields MADLKADVLVLGAGMVGVGAALHLQQRGRDVILVDRNELAGEGTSFGNAGLIECASVFPYMFPRDFGQILRYAMNRAPQVRYSLADLPAFLPWILRYYLASSPERALHSAMAELPLIRASLIEHEALIAEAGVPELLRRDGWIKLYRSDATLANALSDFERARQYGVAGHVLDGKAIAAREPNLSGEFSGAIHFPAPGFVPDPGGLAKAYAALFERKGGRFLVADARTLEQSAGSWRIGGSNGAAVAREVVVAMGPWSDLVFRPLGYAIPLSVKRGYHLHMAARGNAVLNHPVLDADQGFVLAPMNRGIRLTTGVEFARRDAPPTPIQLQRALPQAHALFPLGEAIDAKPWIGARPCLPDMLPVIGKAPRHAGLWFDFGHQHHGLTLGPATGRLLAEMMTGETPFADPAPFAVERFG; encoded by the coding sequence ATGGCGGATCTCAAGGCCGATGTTCTCGTATTGGGGGCGGGCATGGTCGGCGTCGGCGCCGCCCTGCACCTGCAGCAGCGGGGACGCGACGTCATCCTGGTCGACCGGAACGAACTGGCCGGCGAAGGGACCAGCTTCGGCAACGCCGGCCTGATCGAATGCGCGTCGGTCTTTCCCTACATGTTTCCCCGGGATTTCGGCCAGATCCTGCGATACGCCATGAACCGCGCGCCGCAGGTGCGCTACAGCCTCGCCGACCTGCCGGCCTTCCTGCCGTGGATCTTGCGCTATTATCTGGCGTCCTCGCCGGAGCGGGCGCTGCACAGCGCGATGGCCGAATTGCCCCTGATCCGGGCCAGCCTCATCGAACACGAGGCGCTGATTGCCGAGGCCGGGGTTCCGGAATTGTTGCGGCGCGACGGCTGGATCAAGCTCTATCGCTCGGATGCGACGCTGGCCAATGCGTTGAGCGATTTCGAACGGGCCAGGCAGTATGGCGTCGCAGGCCATGTTCTCGACGGCAAGGCCATCGCGGCGCGCGAGCCCAATCTGAGCGGGGAGTTTTCAGGCGCCATCCATTTTCCTGCGCCCGGATTCGTTCCCGATCCAGGCGGACTGGCCAAGGCCTATGCGGCGCTGTTCGAGCGCAAGGGAGGCCGCTTTCTCGTCGCCGATGCCAGGACCCTCGAACAATCCGCCGGCAGTTGGCGCATTGGCGGCTCCAATGGTGCTGCCGTCGCGCGCGAAGTCGTGGTGGCGATGGGACCATGGTCCGATCTGGTATTTCGCCCGCTCGGTTATGCGATCCCGCTCAGCGTCAAGCGCGGCTATCATTTGCATATGGCGGCGCGCGGCAATGCCGTGCTCAATCATCCCGTGCTCGATGCGGATCAGGGTTTCGTGCTGGCGCCGATGAACCGCGGCATCCGGCTCACCACCGGGGTGGAGTTCGCCCGCCGCGATGCGCCGCCGACCCCCATTCAGCTGCAGCGCGCGCTGCCGCAGGCCCATGCGCTGTTTCCGCTGGGGGAGGCGATCGACGCGAAACCCTGGATCGGCGCGCGGCCGTGTTTGCCGGACATGCTGCCGGTGATCGGGAAGGCGCCTCGCCATGCCGGGCTGTGGTTCGATTTCGGACACCAGCACCACGGTCTCACGCTCGGCCCCGCGACCGGCCGCCTCCTGGCGGAGATGATGACCGGCGAGACCCCGTTCGCCGATCCCGCGCCCTTTGCGGTCGAGCGGTTCGGTTGA
- a CDS encoding ABC transporter substrate-binding protein: protein MSVRQTLFAATTVTLVALAMTPASAQTLRYANQGDLKSLDPYTLNESTTHGHLGQVFEGLIARDKDLKIIPGLAESWETPEPTRWRFHLRKNVKFQNGDPFTADDVVFSADRVRAAGSNLQTRIAKDAKVVKIDDYTVDFILTSPNPILNSQWDTWYIMSKKWAEANNAVAPTPAAATSPSFASLHANGTGAFMIESHQPGVKTVFKANPNWWRKPEHNLKEIIFTPISSDATRVAALLSGEVDVIEPVPLQDISRVDSSPNAQVLKGPELRTIFLGMDQVRDELLFSNVKGKNPFKDVKVREAFFKAIDVELIKNRVMRGLSTPSALMIAPQLFRLSGDFTRPKFDPDGAKKLLTEAGYPDGFEVTMDCPNDRYVNDAAICQAVVGMLARIGVKVNLLAQPKAQYFAKVLKPGGYQTSFYLLGWTPGTSDAHNVLYDIMGCRDDPKVARGEANLGGYCSKKVDEIAQKVLLETDTAKRDLLIKEAFGIVAKEFGYIPLHQQALAWGVSKKVKLTQRADNQVLLYWATKQE from the coding sequence ATGTCGGTACGTCAAACCTTGTTCGCAGCGACCACCGTCACCCTCGTCGCCCTTGCGATGACCCCGGCATCGGCCCAGACCCTGCGCTACGCCAACCAGGGCGACCTCAAATCGCTCGATCCCTATACGCTCAACGAAAGCACCACCCATGGCCATCTCGGACAGGTCTTTGAAGGGCTGATCGCGCGCGACAAGGATCTGAAGATCATTCCCGGCCTTGCCGAAAGCTGGGAAACGCCGGAGCCGACGCGCTGGCGCTTCCACCTGCGCAAGAACGTCAAGTTCCAGAACGGCGACCCCTTCACCGCCGACGACGTGGTGTTCTCGGCCGACCGCGTCCGGGCCGCCGGCTCCAACCTGCAGACCCGCATTGCCAAGGATGCGAAGGTCGTCAAGATCGACGACTACACCGTCGATTTCATCCTGACGTCGCCCAATCCCATTCTGAATTCGCAATGGGATACCTGGTACATCATGAGCAAGAAATGGGCCGAGGCGAACAACGCCGTGGCCCCGACGCCGGCAGCGGCGACCTCGCCGAGTTTTGCCTCGCTCCACGCCAACGGCACCGGCGCCTTCATGATCGAGAGCCATCAGCCCGGCGTCAAAACCGTGTTCAAGGCGAACCCGAACTGGTGGCGCAAGCCCGAGCACAATCTCAAGGAGATCATCTTCACACCGATCAGTTCCGACGCCACGCGCGTGGCGGCCTTGCTTTCGGGCGAAGTCGACGTCATCGAGCCGGTTCCGCTCCAGGATATTTCGCGCGTGGACTCCAGCCCCAATGCGCAGGTCTTGAAGGGCCCGGAACTGCGAACGATCTTCCTCGGCATGGACCAGGTCCGCGACGAATTGCTGTTTTCGAACGTCAAGGGCAAGAATCCGTTCAAGGACGTCAAGGTCCGCGAGGCGTTCTTCAAGGCCATCGATGTCGAGCTGATCAAGAACCGCGTGATGCGCGGCCTCTCGACGCCGTCGGCGCTGATGATCGCGCCGCAGCTGTTCAGGCTCTCGGGTGATTTTACGCGTCCGAAGTTCGATCCCGACGGCGCCAAGAAGCTCTTGACCGAGGCGGGCTATCCCGACGGCTTCGAAGTCACGATGGACTGCCCGAACGATCGCTACGTCAACGACGCGGCGATCTGCCAGGCGGTGGTCGGCATGCTGGCGCGCATCGGGGTCAAGGTGAACCTGCTGGCGCAGCCCAAGGCGCAGTATTTCGCCAAGGTGCTGAAGCCCGGCGGTTACCAGACGTCGTTCTATTTGCTGGGCTGGACACCGGGAACCTCCGATGCCCATAACGTGCTCTACGACATCATGGGCTGCCGCGACGACCCGAAAGTCGCGCGTGGCGAAGCCAATCTCGGCGGCTACTGCAGCAAGAAGGTGGACGAAATCGCCCAGAAAGTGCTGCTGGAGACCGATACGGCCAAGCGCGATCTGCTGATCAAGGAAGCGTTCGGAATCGTCGCCAAGGAATTTGGTTATATCCCGCTGCATCAGCAGGCGCTGGCGTGGGGTGTGTCGAAGAAGGTGAAACTGACGCAGCGCGCTGACAATCAGGTGCTGCTGTATTGGGCGACCAAACAGGAGTAG